Proteins from a genomic interval of Toxoplasma gondii ME49 chromosome Ia, whole genome shotgun sequence:
- a CDS encoding hypothetical protein (encoded by transcript TGME49_293490~Predicted trans-membrane domain (TMHMM2.0):317-340) encodes MGTSLHRCKVDSGQFATSDTSCSAEFSARSFEKNEEASSRAVEEELGASSLQPAAGADGSPRWQSSRRRSNRKRGGKGNKTGLAGATPGSQCSTSGEIASTTSSSVTSLPVLSRVSSTVSAVAVHSHGAKTDPGSDKVPDSVDVSHSKGASASFTLGKTEGPSRRTRERKGIRQPPKTGSAAEPSSGTMTASSMDGTAGRGRCTYTPRGQWLKRVWSTGVGLCRFLLRLGGNPLVAWGLLCFLLLQEQQIYLLYHGGCDAVDGLNADFGVSREAKLDWRADLELEFEKGGTQHTSVLQLHPQRHLPPDLRSQCMYMLILGVTATALLTFGFLSHTVGYLVSTSQKEAITTPSPSHVQTREASREEKSVQVDIQKPIEEGASRQAKKALKIMDHDSEAEQERAEKHATPETAHHGKRHTCDREQQTDEPMGLSVDFVASECTSTLPKNEGLLCANLPEGDAFRTDTCEGEPARETSSCREPETFYIGDDEGDPTFVSSAGSSGDDLLLLASASSRDRTSLLW; translated from the coding sequence ATGGGTACGTCATTGCACAGATGCAAGGTCGACTCCGGTCAGTTTGCTACGTCAGATACGTCGTGTTCTGCGGAGTTTTCCGCCCGTTCGTTTGAAAAGAATGAGGAGGCGTCCAGTCGGGCAGTTGAAGAAGAGCTCGGCGCCTCATCTCTTCAACCTGCCGCTGGCGCTGACGGATCCCCGAGGTGGCAAAGTTCTCGGCGTCGCTCtaacagaaagagaggcggaaaaggaaacaaaacGGGCCTGGCGGGAGCGACACCAGGTTCTCAGTGCTCAACTTCAGGCGAGATCGCGTCCAccacttcctcttctgtcacGTCTTTGcctgttctgtctcgcgtctcctcgaccGTATCAGCCGTCGCGGTGCACTCGCACGGAGCAAAAACGGATCCCGGCTCCGACAAAGTGCCTGACTCCGTGGACGTCTCCCATTCAAAAGGTGCGAGTGCTTCGTTCACTCTAGGAAAAACTGAGGGACCGtcgcgaagaacgcgagagagaaaaggcattCGGCAACCGCCGAAGACAGGCAGTGCTGCGGAACCCAGTTCCGGTACGATGACTGCCTCATCAATGGACGGGACAGCCGGCCGCGggaggtgtacgtacactccaAGGGGTCAGTGGCTGAAGCGGGTCTGGTCGACTGGCGTTGGACTGTgtcgctttctgcttcgcctggGAGGAAACCCGCTAGTCGCGTGGGgcctcctctgctttctgctgcttcagGAACAACAGATTTACCTTCTGTATCACGGCGGCTGTGACGCGGTGGATGGTCTAAATGCAGATTTTGGAGTTTCCCGAGAGGCAAAACTTGACTGGAGGGCGGACCTTGAGCTGGAGTTTGAGAAAGGGGGGACTCAACACACCTCTGTGCTTCAGCTGCACCCCCAGAGACACCTGCCGCCGGATCTGCGCTCccagtgtatgtacatgctGATTCTGGGGGTAACTGCGACGGCTCTCCTCACGTTTGGATTCTTGAGTCATACGGTCGGCTACCTAGTCTCGACCTCTCAAAAAGAAGCAATAACAACCCCAAGTCCTTCACATGTGCAGACACGCGAGGCatcgagggaagagaagtcgGTGCAAGTCGACATACAGAAGCCCATCGAGGAAGGAGCTTCAAGGCAGGCGAAAAAAGCACTGAAGATTATGGATCATGACTCCGAAGCTGAGCAGGAAAGGGCTGAAAAACACGCCACTCCAGAGACAGCTCACCATGGAAAACGGCATACCTGTGACCGAGAGCAACAGACTGACGAACCCATGGGACTCTCTGTGGATTTCGTTGCTTCTGAGTGTACGTCCACTCTCCCAAAAAATGAGGGCCTGCTCTGCGCAAATCTCCCCGAAGGCGACGCTTTCAGAACCGACACGTGTGAGGGAGAACCTGCGCGAGAGACGTCCAGCTGTAGAGAACCGGAGACCTTCTATATCGGAGATGATGAGGGCGATCCAACATTTGTAAGCAGCGCTGGTTCGTCGGGCGATGATCTCCTTTTGCTGGCaagcgcgtcttctcgcgacCGGACGAGTCTCTTGTGGTGA